A part of Paenibacillus sp. 481 genomic DNA contains:
- a CDS encoding YqzE family protein has product MAKSDDFIKFITQRVVTYMETPEETRREKKMERKQRTNEAWITKWFGLLPLSLSMWAKTWGSFTKPLWKRASLVVWRRAR; this is encoded by the coding sequence ATGGCAAAGAGCGATGATTTCATCAAGTTCATTACACAACGTGTTGTGACGTACATGGAAACACCGGAAGAAACACGGCGCGAGAAAAAAATGGAGCGCAAGCAGCGTACGAATGAGGCTTGGATTACAAAATGGTTCGGGCTTTTACCGCTTAGCTTAAGCATGTGGGCCAAAACATGGGGCAGTTTCACTAAGCCACTATGGAAGCGTGCTAGTCTAGTGGTGTGGCGACGTGCTCGTTAG
- a CDS encoding N-acetylmuramoyl-L-alanine amidase: MSHFTRLVTKSACALLLLTTVQWSAYGGVTRISAEPLSHETAIMQQPKQPQQALNTHSPNNLSSAFPQRVVIIDAGHGGIDGGTKYGDLLEKDINLAIAQKLYLLLRSKGIPTILNRTGDYALSDDNRWSQVRSRHQRDLAQRRQLSKEIPTSLFVSIHVNWTKNQAKRGPIILHKDEGRSKMLAWVIQQSLNPLYEVRNSVEVGSTYYLLRRVEHPAVIVETGFISNEADRQLLTSAKGQATIASRICDALIHFNALF, encoded by the coding sequence ATGAGCCACTTCACCCGACTCGTCACTAAAAGTGCTTGTGCGCTGCTTTTATTGACCACTGTTCAATGGTCTGCATATGGTGGCGTAACACGAATTTCCGCAGAACCGTTATCTCATGAAACGGCAATCATGCAACAGCCTAAACAGCCGCAGCAAGCGCTCAATACGCATAGTCCAAACAATTTATCATCCGCATTTCCACAACGAGTCGTCATTATTGATGCAGGTCACGGCGGGATTGATGGAGGCACGAAATACGGTGATCTTTTGGAAAAAGATATTAATTTAGCCATTGCCCAAAAATTGTACTTGCTACTGCGCAGCAAGGGCATCCCTACTATTTTGAATCGAACCGGAGACTATGCTCTTAGCGATGATAATCGTTGGTCACAAGTGCGCTCGCGGCATCAGCGCGACCTCGCTCAACGTCGGCAATTAAGTAAAGAAATTCCGACTTCGCTGTTCGTCAGCATCCATGTGAACTGGACGAAAAACCAAGCAAAGCGTGGCCCCATTATCCTGCACAAGGACGAAGGACGCAGCAAGATGCTCGCATGGGTCATTCAGCAATCGTTAAACCCTCTTTATGAGGTTCGCAACAGTGTCGAAGTCGGGAGTACTTACTATTTGCTCCGTCGTGTAGAGCATCCAGCTGTAATTGTCGAAACAGGCTTCATTAGTAACGAAGCTGACCGTCAGCTACTGACGAGCGCCAAAGGTCAAGCGACCATTGCGTCTCGAATTTGTGACGCCCTGATCCATTTCAACGCATTATTTTAA
- a CDS encoding divergent polysaccharide deacetylase family protein yields the protein MIRLRKWLRKKWKQLVGTVAYSLAQYEQNQSLRNEVHLFRLFLVTVLMVGLACGVVDEAYASSATWIYTDEPVAQQKGAERTTKQLAIVIDDFGNRMSGTDEMLSLPVKLTVAVMPFLQTTAKDAEQAHRLGHEVIVHMPMEPKHGRASWMGPGGILTSLSDQEIEQRVNKAIDAVPHAVGMNNHMGSKATGDKRVMRIVLKVCKERGLYYLDSKTNYHSIVAEVGKEVGVPVIQNHVFLDDEVSTAHISKQCKLIEQHLRDHAVCVTIGHVGTPGKKTAQVLGKFVPELMKQVNIVPISKLIERQQLQVQ from the coding sequence ATGATCCGGCTACGCAAATGGTTAAGAAAGAAATGGAAGCAGCTTGTTGGAACGGTCGCTTACAGTTTGGCACAATACGAACAAAATCAGAGCTTACGCAATGAAGTGCACTTGTTTCGTTTGTTTCTGGTGACAGTATTAATGGTAGGTCTTGCGTGCGGTGTTGTAGATGAGGCTTATGCTTCGAGTGCCACGTGGATATATACGGACGAGCCGGTAGCGCAGCAGAAAGGCGCGGAGCGCACGACGAAGCAGCTTGCCATCGTGATTGATGATTTCGGAAATCGTATGTCAGGAACCGATGAAATGCTTTCGCTGCCAGTCAAGCTGACCGTAGCGGTCATGCCTTTTTTACAAACAACGGCTAAAGATGCTGAACAAGCGCATCGACTTGGGCATGAAGTTATCGTTCATATGCCGATGGAGCCGAAGCATGGCAGGGCAAGCTGGATGGGGCCAGGCGGTATTTTAACTTCGCTGTCCGATCAAGAGATTGAACAGCGAGTGAATAAAGCGATCGATGCGGTCCCTCATGCGGTCGGTATGAACAATCATATGGGCTCAAAAGCGACGGGCGATAAACGTGTTATGCGAATTGTGCTTAAAGTTTGCAAAGAGCGGGGTTTGTACTATTTGGATAGTAAGACCAATTACCACTCGATTGTGGCGGAAGTCGGCAAAGAGGTTGGGGTACCCGTTATTCAAAATCATGTCTTTCTTGACGATGAGGTTTCGACTGCTCATATTTCTAAACAATGTAAGCTTATCGAGCAACATCTACGAGATCACGCGGTTTGTGTAACGATCGGCCATGTAGGTACACCTGGTAAAAAGACCGCACAAGTGCTAGGCAAATTTGTACCCGAGCTTATGAAGCAAGTGAACATCGTGCCCATTTCGAAGTTGATTGAGCGCCAGCAGTTACAAGTGCAATAG
- the vanT gene encoding serine racemase VanT catalytic subunit, whose amino-acid sequence MKKVVKVVAAKNNYGLLDDFKIVAAMLVIAIHTGPLTSYNTYADFLLTGIFARLAVPFFFMASGFLLFQKLTGEISQDRLIVNRYARKITWLYLASMLLYVPLNVYAGYFTLDFSLLSTLKDILFNGTLYHLWYFPALILGVYLTYFLYKKLSFTTMFVLTGLLYLIGLLGDSYFGLVEQKGLLHAIYSNLFSLFDYTRNGLFFAPLFIVLGAWTAQRSQTSRNVQSATSSALFFALAVALLFVEGSLVQQLQLPRHDSMYVFLVPAVYYLFQFLLTQKGRGGSYVRQLSTWIYILHPLSIVVVRGVAKLSGLSAVLVANSLIHFVVVTLLSILFAGIVVYFISREITKPTPKHRAWVEVNLAHLRHNLVELQKILPADCKVMAVVKADAYGHGSIPVAKSLYDAGVRHFAVAECEEGITLRKHGIEGEIIVLGYTSPSRFRDLVRYDLTQTVISADYAGSLNESRRSGKSGKFGKFGRKVNVHIKIDTGMGRLGETHANMEQIRWMYQQPHLHVTGTYSHLSVSDSHQADDMAYTRAQINRFYEVIGQLKYAGINPGTLHIQSSYGILNYPDLHCGLARPGIALYGLLSNEDDNINTQVRLRPVLSLKAKVTLVHSIKAETPIGYGRSYVPVEDSRIATVSIGYADGIPRALFEQGGNVLVRGQQANIAGNICMDQMMIDVTHIDGVQEGDTVTLIGQDGAEIITAGQVASRCNTITNEIVSGIGSRVERVYIRRSEVESTPSRHVSRQMQMCQKEKVRNNNHCSLP is encoded by the coding sequence ATGAAAAAGGTAGTGAAGGTAGTGGCTGCTAAGAACAACTACGGTTTGCTCGATGACTTCAAAATCGTTGCGGCTATGTTGGTCATCGCCATTCATACGGGGCCATTAACGTCCTACAATACGTATGCTGACTTTTTGCTTACCGGCATATTTGCTCGACTTGCGGTGCCCTTTTTCTTTATGGCTTCAGGCTTTTTGCTCTTTCAGAAGCTGACAGGGGAGATTAGTCAGGACAGGCTAATCGTGAATCGTTATGCCCGTAAAATCACATGGCTGTACCTTGCCTCAATGTTGCTATATGTACCGCTCAATGTGTACGCCGGATATTTCACACTAGATTTCAGCTTGCTGTCTACGTTGAAAGATATTCTTTTTAATGGGACATTGTATCACCTTTGGTATTTTCCGGCGCTCATCCTTGGCGTTTACCTCACTTATTTTCTATATAAAAAGTTGTCCTTTACAACGATGTTTGTACTGACTGGATTGCTGTATCTAATCGGACTTCTCGGTGACAGTTATTTTGGTTTAGTAGAACAGAAGGGTCTCTTACACGCTATCTATTCGAATTTGTTTTCCCTGTTTGACTATACGAGAAATGGGTTGTTTTTTGCACCACTTTTTATTGTACTTGGTGCTTGGACAGCCCAGCGATCCCAAACATCCCGCAACGTACAATCGGCAACAAGCAGCGCCCTTTTCTTCGCACTAGCCGTTGCGTTGCTGTTCGTAGAGGGAAGCCTTGTGCAACAATTACAATTGCCGCGGCATGATAGTATGTACGTTTTTTTAGTTCCGGCTGTATATTATTTGTTTCAATTTCTACTCACCCAAAAAGGCAGGGGTGGCTCATATGTTAGACAGCTAAGTACATGGATATATATTTTGCATCCGCTTTCCATTGTGGTCGTACGAGGTGTAGCTAAGCTTAGCGGGTTAAGCGCCGTGTTGGTAGCGAATAGCCTGATTCATTTTGTTGTCGTTACCCTGTTGTCGATCCTGTTTGCGGGTATCGTGGTGTATTTTATTTCTCGGGAAATAACAAAACCAACCCCCAAGCACAGGGCTTGGGTAGAGGTGAATCTTGCACATCTCAGACATAACCTTGTGGAGTTGCAAAAAATCCTTCCCGCTGATTGTAAGGTGATGGCAGTGGTCAAGGCAGATGCTTACGGTCACGGCAGCATACCGGTGGCAAAGTCGCTTTACGATGCGGGTGTAAGGCACTTTGCAGTGGCTGAATGTGAAGAAGGGATTACCTTACGTAAACATGGGATCGAAGGAGAGATCATCGTTCTAGGATATACTTCTCCAAGTCGGTTCAGAGACCTTGTGCGGTATGATCTTACGCAAACGGTGATTAGCGCAGATTATGCGGGTTCTCTCAATGAATCCCGTAGATCCGGAAAATCTGGCAAATTCGGCAAGTTCGGAAGAAAAGTAAACGTACATATTAAAATCGACACGGGCATGGGAAGGCTGGGGGAAACCCATGCCAACATGGAGCAGATTCGCTGGATGTATCAACAACCTCATTTACACGTAACCGGAACTTACAGCCATCTGTCCGTGTCGGATAGCCATCAAGCGGATGATATGGCTTATACACGTGCACAAATTAACCGATTTTATGAAGTGATCGGGCAGTTGAAGTACGCAGGGATTAACCCAGGTACACTTCATATCCAAAGCAGCTACGGCATTTTAAATTATCCTGATCTACATTGTGGACTGGCTCGTCCAGGTATAGCTTTGTACGGATTGCTTAGCAATGAGGACGATAACATTAATACACAAGTCAGATTGCGTCCGGTCCTTTCCTTGAAAGCAAAGGTAACGCTTGTCCATTCAATCAAGGCAGAGACTCCCATCGGTTATGGGCGAAGCTATGTGCCAGTGGAGGACAGTCGTATTGCCACCGTCTCGATTGGATATGCGGACGGTATTCCGAGAGCTTTATTTGAGCAAGGTGGCAACGTTCTTGTGCGAGGTCAACAAGCGAATATTGCGGGAAATATATGCATGGATCAAATGATGATCGATGTGACGCACATAGACGGCGTACAAGAAGGAGATACGGTAACTTTAATTGGTCAAGATGGAGCGGAAATCATTACTGCGGGGCAAGTTGCAAGCCGTTGTAACACCATTACGAATGAGATTGTAAGCGGCATCGGAAGCCGAGTGGAGCGAGTCTATATCCGGAGGAGCGAGGTGGAGTCAACGCCGAGTCGCCATGTATCCAGACAAATGCAAATGTGTCAAAAAGAAAAGGTAAGGAACAACAACCATTGCTCCTTACCTTAA